In one Notolabrus celidotus isolate fNotCel1 chromosome 1, fNotCel1.pri, whole genome shotgun sequence genomic region, the following are encoded:
- the LOC117815083 gene encoding transmembrane and coiled-coil domains protein 1-like isoform X1, which translates to MKILSVCDYWPIQHFKSHTLLSCSCGVCAFGPDNIAALNNSDATQQGGGGAGPGETTRQLQSSQKYGRYDDSPSGFTSGSAEATGGLTSSSDNTPARDQASDFNALVHEIQDLQKNQVPFEKYFENLKALYQREYAMIVDALQEERYRCELFEGQLKDFTELHQNEILILKEELASMEEKIACLAYESATDVHEALEACQTRLFRMEQHQQVVQLEGLEHDTAQTLGNSIEVLTTLMAILLVFGSVLANCIIPLLKTCSHTFFILLFVLFFSLQVVGCEYLDTLKLSHP; encoded by the exons ATGAAGATTTTGTCAGTATGTGACTACTGGCCTATCCAGCATTTTAAGAGCCATACACTACTATCCTGCAGCTGCGGTGTCTGCGCTTTTGGCCCTGATAACATTGCAGCCCTGAACAACTCAGATGCAACCCAGCAGGGGGGTGGGGGTGCTGGCCCTGGGGAAACCACAAGGCAGTTGCAGTCTAGCCAGAAGTATGGCAGATATGATGACTCTCCTAGTGGTTTTACTTCTGGCTCAGCCGAAGCCACTGGAGGACTCACTAGCTCCAGTGACAATACCCCTGCCCGTGACCAGGCCTCAGACTTTAATGCTTTAGTCCACGAGATTCAAGACCTTCAGAAGAACCAAGTTCCTTTTGAGAAATACTTCGAAAACTTAAAAGCTCTTTACCAACGGGAGTACGCCATGATTGTGGATGCCCTACAAGAGGAACGATACAG atgtgaACTTTTTGAAGGACAGCTTAAAGATTTCACAGAGCTACATCAGAATGAGATTTTGATCTTGAAAGAGGAGCTGGCCAGCATGGAGGAGAAAATTGCATGCCTGGCCTACGAAAGTGCAACTGATGTCCAC GAGGCGCTGGAGGCTTGTCAGACACGTCTCTTCAGGATGGAGCAGCATCAGCAGGTGGTACAGCTCGAAGGTTTAGAGCATGACACTGCACAAACACTTGGAAATTCTATCGAGGTGCTGACTACACTTATGGCAATCCTTCTAGTATTTGGGTCTGTGTTGGCCAACTGTATAATCCCTCTGTTGAAAACATGCAGCCACACCTTTTTTATACTGCTTTTTgtactctttttctctctgcaagTAGTGGGATGCGAGTATCTTGATACATTAAAATTGTCTCATCCATAA
- the LOC117815083 gene encoding transmembrane and coiled-coil domains protein 1-like isoform X2: MALGTFKLGSLEVTEIDYFKFCCGVCAFGPDNIAALNNSDATQQGGGGAGPGETTRQLQSSQKYGRYDDSPSGFTSGSAEATGGLTSSSDNTPARDQASDFNALVHEIQDLQKNQVPFEKYFENLKALYQREYAMIVDALQEERYRCELFEGQLKDFTELHQNEILILKEELASMEEKIACLAYESATDVHEALEACQTRLFRMEQHQQVVQLEGLEHDTAQTLGNSIEVLTTLMAILLVFGSVLANCIIPLLKTCSHTFFILLFVLFFSLQVVGCEYLDTLKLSHP, encoded by the exons ATGGCACTGGGAACATTCAAACTGGGCAGTTTGGAGGTTACTGAGATTGATTACTTCAAATTCTG CTGCGGTGTCTGCGCTTTTGGCCCTGATAACATTGCAGCCCTGAACAACTCAGATGCAACCCAGCAGGGGGGTGGGGGTGCTGGCCCTGGGGAAACCACAAGGCAGTTGCAGTCTAGCCAGAAGTATGGCAGATATGATGACTCTCCTAGTGGTTTTACTTCTGGCTCAGCCGAAGCCACTGGAGGACTCACTAGCTCCAGTGACAATACCCCTGCCCGTGACCAGGCCTCAGACTTTAATGCTTTAGTCCACGAGATTCAAGACCTTCAGAAGAACCAAGTTCCTTTTGAGAAATACTTCGAAAACTTAAAAGCTCTTTACCAACGGGAGTACGCCATGATTGTGGATGCCCTACAAGAGGAACGATACAG atgtgaACTTTTTGAAGGACAGCTTAAAGATTTCACAGAGCTACATCAGAATGAGATTTTGATCTTGAAAGAGGAGCTGGCCAGCATGGAGGAGAAAATTGCATGCCTGGCCTACGAAAGTGCAACTGATGTCCAC GAGGCGCTGGAGGCTTGTCAGACACGTCTCTTCAGGATGGAGCAGCATCAGCAGGTGGTACAGCTCGAAGGTTTAGAGCATGACACTGCACAAACACTTGGAAATTCTATCGAGGTGCTGACTACACTTATGGCAATCCTTCTAGTATTTGGGTCTGTGTTGGCCAACTGTATAATCCCTCTGTTGAAAACATGCAGCCACACCTTTTTTATACTGCTTTTTgtactctttttctctctgcaagTAGTGGGATGCGAGTATCTTGATACATTAAAATTGTCTCATCCATAA